From a region of the Alnus glutinosa chromosome 1, dhAlnGlut1.1, whole genome shotgun sequence genome:
- the LOC133871435 gene encoding kinesin-like protein KIN-12B isoform X2 — protein sequence MKHFMQPRNAILRETHSTDPPSSLSPSLSKPRPSRKPKSAKENAPPTDPNMPCDSKQSPAKLKSPLPPRPPSSNPLKRKLIMETVPENSVPGGSDSGVKVIVRMRPPHKETDDEGDVIVQKISSDSLSINGQTFTFDSVADIEATQQDIFQLVGAPLVENCLAGFNSSVFAYGQTGSGKTYTIWGPANVSLEGNLSGDQQGLTPRVFERLFARINEEQIKHADKQLEYQCYCSCLEIYNEQITDLLDPNQRNLQIREDVKSGVYVENLTEESVCTMKDVTQLLLKGLSNRRIGATSINAESSRSHTVFTCVVESRCKSKADGLSSFKTSRINLVDLAGSERQKLTGAAGERLKEAGNINRSLSQLGNLINILAEVSQTGKQRHIPYRDSRLTFLLQESLGGNAKLAMVCAISPLQSCKSETFSTLRFAQRAKAIKNKAVVNEVMQDDVNHLREVIRELRDELHRMKANCNNPSDSNGGHSAAWIRRSLSLLKSNLNCSITLHSVDDDGDEEMEIDEEAVERLCDQVDKQIAGGSVREQISEDTDVKMEEGASEQDEIMIVDSAEPVRNTSNLSNVNVLNCDNLVEENHVESNTLDRDPSLPAAEEKTILSSSISKLLNEESPSKSVRDNSSCSASEPLNGVSAGICSADAPNDFSNGSANCMSPPSLCIVSTDVSPVLKSPTPSVSPRISCSRKSLRTSSMLTASQKDLQDDKKLSPEAAHISSNKSMRSSSSNALSPQKSKNLLSPTEHLAASIRHGLEILDSHRQSSALRRSSFRFSFKPAESKPMLLVDKVDVGVQTFPGDIPEEDSVAFMCTSCKNRMQLEVKEADESSNLQLVPVDGSESTDKLKKQVPKAVEKVLAGAIRREMALEDFCAKQTSEIVQLNRLVQQYKHERECNAIIAQTREDKILRLENLMDGVLPTEEFMEEELMSLTQEHKILKEKYENHPEVSTTKIELKRVQDELEQYRNFYDMGEREVLLEEIQDLRSQLQFYIDSSSTASRKQNPLLQLTYSCEPSSAPPLSAIPESTEEGPVEKLEQERIRWTEAESRWISLCEELRIELEASRSLAEKRKQELETERRCTEELQEAMQMAIEGHARILELYADLEEKHIQLLARHRRIQEGIEDVKKAAAKAGVRGAESKFINALAAEISALRVEREKERRYFRDENKGLQAQLRDTAEAVQAAGELLVRLKEAEEAVAAAQRRATEAEQETEKAYKQVDKLKKKHEKEINTLNEVLASRLPREAIQPIYDDSHNAKYEAGDAHNASDQRWREEFESFYDGKDDGELPKLTEPSSWFSGYDRCNI from the exons ATGAAGCACTTCATGCAACCAAGGAACGCGATCTTGAGGGAGACGCATTCGACGGATCCACCCTCGTCGCTGAGCCCTAGCTTGTCCAAGCCGAGGCCGTCTAGGAAGCCGAAATCGGCGAAGGAGAACGCGCCACCGACAGATCCCAATATGCCTTGCGATTCGAAGCAATCTCCGGCCAAGTTGAAGAGTCCGCTGCCACCGAGGCCGCCGTCTTCGAATCCTCTCAAGCGGAAGCTAATAATGGAGACCGTGCCTGAAAATTCCGTACCTGGAGGTTCGGATTCCGGCGTCAAG GTAATAGTCCGAATGCGGCCGCCACACAAGGAGACGGATGATGAAGGTGATGTGATAGTTCAGAAAATTTCCAGTGATTCGCTATCCATTAATGGACAAACCTTCACATTTGACTCAGTCGCTGACATTGAGGCCACACAG CAAGATATCTTCCAGCTTGTAGGAGCACCCCTTGTTGAAAATTGTTTGGCTGGATTCAATAGTTCTGTATTTGCATATGGACAG ACGGGAAGCGGAAAGACTTATACTATTTGGGGTCCGGCCAATGTCTCGTTGGAAGGAAACTTGTCCGGTGATCAACAAGGGTTGACCCCCCGTGTTTTTGAGCGACTCTTTGCTCGTATAAATGAG GAGCAAATTAAGCATGCTGACAAGCAACTTGAATATCAGTGTTACTGTTCTTGTCTTGAG ATTTACAACGAGCAAATCACAGATTTGTTGGATCCGAATCAAAGAAATCTCCAG ataagagaagatgtCAAATCTGGCGTCTATGTTGAAAATCTCACAGAGGAGTCTGTTTGTACAATGAAGGATGTGACTCAGCTCTTATTAAAG GGATTGTCAAACAGGAGGATCGGTGCAACTAGTATAAATGCTGAGAGCTCCCGTTCACATACTGTTTTTACTTGTGTTGTTGAATCACGATGCAAG AGCAAGGCAGATGGTTTAAGCAGCTTCAAAACAAGCAGAATAAATCTTGTTGATCTAGCTGGTTCAGAGCGACAAAAGTTAACTGGTGCAGCAGGGGAGCGTTTAAAGGAAGCAGGGAATATAAATCGATCACTCTCACAGCTTGG GAACTTGATAAACATTCTCGCTGAAGTTTCTCAAACAGGAAAGCAAAGACATATCCCCTATAGAGACTCGAGGTTGACATTCTTACTGCAGGAATCTCTTGGGGGAAATGCAAAATTAGCAATGGTTTGTGCTATTTCTCCCTTGCAAAG CTGCAAGAGTGAAACTTTTAGTACATTGAGATTTGCACAGCGTGCCAAGGCTATTAAGAACAAGGCAGTTGTTAATGAAGTAATGCAGGACGATGTGAATCACTTGCGTGAAGTGATACGGGAGCTAAGG GATGAACTACATAGAATGAAGGCAAACTGCAACAACCCCAGTGATTCAAATGGAGGCCACTCAGCAGCATGGATCCGTAGAAGTTTGAGTCTATTAAAGTCTAACCTCAATTGTTCGATAACATTACATAGTGTTGACGATGATGGTGATGAGGAGATGGAAATTGATGAGGAAGCTGTTGAGAGGCTCTGTGATCAAGTTGATAAGCAAATAGCCG GTGGATCTGTTAGGGAACAAATTTCTGAGGATACAGATGTTAAGATGGAAGAAGGAGCATCTGAGCAGGATGAGATAATGATTGTTGATAGTGCAGAACCTGTTAGAAACACCTCAAATTTGTCCAATGTTAATGTGTTGAATTGTGATAACCTTGTAGAGGAAAATCATGTAGAAAGTAACACACTTGACAGGGATCCCTCTCTGCCGGCCGCTGAGGAGAAAACTATTCTTAGCTCATCTATTAGTAAATTGCTAAATGAAGAATCACCAAGCAAAAGTGTAAGGGATAATTCTTCCTGCTCAGCCTCTGAACCTCTTAATGGAGTTTCTGCTGGCATTTGCAGTGCAGATGCACCAAATGATTTTTCAAATGGCTCAGCGAATTGTATGTCTCCTCCTAGCCTCTGCATAGTTTCGACTGATGTATCCCCAGTACTCAAGTCTCCAACTCCAAGTGTTTCACCCAGAATCAGCTGCAGCCGGAAAAGCTTGAGGACTTCATCAATGCTGACTGCTTCCCAGAAAGATCTTCAGGATGACAAGAAGTTAAGCCCAGAGGCTGCTCATATTTCTTCCAATAAATCCATGAGAAGCAGCTCTTCTAATGCCCTGTCCCCTCAAAAAAGTAAGAACTTGCTTTCACCAACTGAACATTTGGCAGCAAGCATCCGCCATGGTCTTGAAATTCTTGATAGTCATCGCCAAAGTTCAGCTCTAAGGCGGTCATCGTTCAGATTTTCGTTCAAACCTGCAGAATCTAAGCCAATGTTGCTGGTTGACAAAGTTGACGTCGGTGTGCAAACCTTTCCTGGTGATATACCAGAAGAAGATTCAGTTGCATTTATGTGTACTAGTTGCAAGAATAGAATGCAGCTAGAGGTCAAAGAGGCTGATGAAAGTTCAAACCTACAGCTAGTGCCTGTTGATGGCTCAGAGTCTACTGACAAATTGAAGAAGCAAGTTCCCAAA GCAGTGGAGAAGGTTTTGGCAGGAGCTATCAGGAGAGAAATGGCACTAGAAGATTTCTGTGCCAAGCAAACTTCTGAGATTGTGCAGCTTAACCGCTTG GTGCAACAATACAAGCATGAGAGGGAATGCAACGCCATAATAGCGCAGACAAGGGAGGATAAAATTCTTCGCCTGGAGAACCTTATGGATGGTGTTTTACCCACTGAGGAGTTCATGGAGGAAGAGCTAATGTCCCTCACACAGGAGCATAAG ATTTTAAAGGAGAAATATGAGAATCACCCTGAAGTTTCAACGACAAAAATCGAGTTAAAAAGAGTTCAAGATGAGCTGGAACAGTATCGGAATTTCTACGATATGGGTGAGAGGGAAGTGTTGTTGGAAGAGATACAAGATTTAAGAAGCCAGCTACAATTTTACATAGACTCTTCTTCCACTGCTTCTCGAAAACAAAATCCACTACTGCAATTGACTTATTCATGTGAGCCCAGTTCAGCTCCACCTCTTAGTGCAATTCCAGAGTCAACTGAGGAGGGTCCTGTGGAGAAACTTGAGCAGGAAAGAATACGTTGGACTGAGGCAGAAAGCAGATGGATTTCTCTCTGTGAAGAATTGAGAATTGAACTTGAAGCTAGCAGATCACTAGCCGAAAAGAGGAAGCAAGAACTAGAAACTGAGAGGAGATGTACCGAAGAGCTACAGGAAGCAATGCAGATGGCTATAGAGGGGCATGCGCGCATTCTGGAACTGTATGCAGATTTGGAAGAGAAACATATTCAATTGCTTGCAAGGCATAGGAGGATCCAGGAAGGAATAGAGGATGTCAAGAAAGCAGCTGCAAAAGCAGGAGTTAGGGGTGCTGAGTCGAAGTTCATAAATGCCCTTGCTGCAGAAATTTCAGCATTAAgggtagaaagagaaaaagagcgGAGATATTTTAGGGATGAGAATAAAGGACTTCAGGCTCAATTGAGGGACACTGCTGAAGCTGTGCAGGCTGCAGGAGAATTACTTGTGCGGTTGAAAGAAGCAGAAGAGGCTGTCGCTGCTGCCCAG
- the LOC133871435 gene encoding kinesin-like protein KIN-12B isoform X1: MKHFMQPRNAILRETHSTDPPSSLSPSLSKPRPSRKPKSAKENAPPTDPNMPCDSKQSPAKLKSPLPPRPPSSNPLKRKLIMETVPENSVPGGSDSGVKVIVRMRPPHKETDDEGDVIVQKISSDSLSINGQTFTFDSVADIEATQQDIFQLVGAPLVENCLAGFNSSVFAYGQTGSGKTYTIWGPANVSLEGNLSGDQQGLTPRVFERLFARINEEQIKHADKQLEYQCYCSCLEIYNEQITDLLDPNQRNLQIREDVKSGVYVENLTEESVCTMKDVTQLLLKGLSNRRIGATSINAESSRSHTVFTCVVESRCKSKADGLSSFKTSRINLVDLAGSERQKLTGAAGERLKEAGNINRSLSQLGNLINILAEVSQTGKQRHIPYRDSRLTFLLQESLGGNAKLAMVCAISPLQSCKSETFSTLRFAQRAKAIKNKAVVNEVMQDDVNHLREVIRELRDELHRMKANCNNPSDSNGGHSAAWIRRSLSLLKSNLNCSITLHSVDDDGDEEMEIDEEAVERLCDQVDKQIAGSEANNKIDQCNRETVTSDLLFVAPKDFNVSRCYTSAGGSVREQISEDTDVKMEEGASEQDEIMIVDSAEPVRNTSNLSNVNVLNCDNLVEENHVESNTLDRDPSLPAAEEKTILSSSISKLLNEESPSKSVRDNSSCSASEPLNGVSAGICSADAPNDFSNGSANCMSPPSLCIVSTDVSPVLKSPTPSVSPRISCSRKSLRTSSMLTASQKDLQDDKKLSPEAAHISSNKSMRSSSSNALSPQKSKNLLSPTEHLAASIRHGLEILDSHRQSSALRRSSFRFSFKPAESKPMLLVDKVDVGVQTFPGDIPEEDSVAFMCTSCKNRMQLEVKEADESSNLQLVPVDGSESTDKLKKQVPKAVEKVLAGAIRREMALEDFCAKQTSEIVQLNRLVQQYKHERECNAIIAQTREDKILRLENLMDGVLPTEEFMEEELMSLTQEHKILKEKYENHPEVSTTKIELKRVQDELEQYRNFYDMGEREVLLEEIQDLRSQLQFYIDSSSTASRKQNPLLQLTYSCEPSSAPPLSAIPESTEEGPVEKLEQERIRWTEAESRWISLCEELRIELEASRSLAEKRKQELETERRCTEELQEAMQMAIEGHARILELYADLEEKHIQLLARHRRIQEGIEDVKKAAAKAGVRGAESKFINALAAEISALRVEREKERRYFRDENKGLQAQLRDTAEAVQAAGELLVRLKEAEEAVAAAQRRATEAEQETEKAYKQVDKLKKKHEKEINTLNEVLASRLPREAIQPIYDDSHNAKYEAGDAHNASDQRWREEFESFYDGKDDGELPKLTEPSSWFSGYDRCNI; this comes from the exons ATGAAGCACTTCATGCAACCAAGGAACGCGATCTTGAGGGAGACGCATTCGACGGATCCACCCTCGTCGCTGAGCCCTAGCTTGTCCAAGCCGAGGCCGTCTAGGAAGCCGAAATCGGCGAAGGAGAACGCGCCACCGACAGATCCCAATATGCCTTGCGATTCGAAGCAATCTCCGGCCAAGTTGAAGAGTCCGCTGCCACCGAGGCCGCCGTCTTCGAATCCTCTCAAGCGGAAGCTAATAATGGAGACCGTGCCTGAAAATTCCGTACCTGGAGGTTCGGATTCCGGCGTCAAG GTAATAGTCCGAATGCGGCCGCCACACAAGGAGACGGATGATGAAGGTGATGTGATAGTTCAGAAAATTTCCAGTGATTCGCTATCCATTAATGGACAAACCTTCACATTTGACTCAGTCGCTGACATTGAGGCCACACAG CAAGATATCTTCCAGCTTGTAGGAGCACCCCTTGTTGAAAATTGTTTGGCTGGATTCAATAGTTCTGTATTTGCATATGGACAG ACGGGAAGCGGAAAGACTTATACTATTTGGGGTCCGGCCAATGTCTCGTTGGAAGGAAACTTGTCCGGTGATCAACAAGGGTTGACCCCCCGTGTTTTTGAGCGACTCTTTGCTCGTATAAATGAG GAGCAAATTAAGCATGCTGACAAGCAACTTGAATATCAGTGTTACTGTTCTTGTCTTGAG ATTTACAACGAGCAAATCACAGATTTGTTGGATCCGAATCAAAGAAATCTCCAG ataagagaagatgtCAAATCTGGCGTCTATGTTGAAAATCTCACAGAGGAGTCTGTTTGTACAATGAAGGATGTGACTCAGCTCTTATTAAAG GGATTGTCAAACAGGAGGATCGGTGCAACTAGTATAAATGCTGAGAGCTCCCGTTCACATACTGTTTTTACTTGTGTTGTTGAATCACGATGCAAG AGCAAGGCAGATGGTTTAAGCAGCTTCAAAACAAGCAGAATAAATCTTGTTGATCTAGCTGGTTCAGAGCGACAAAAGTTAACTGGTGCAGCAGGGGAGCGTTTAAAGGAAGCAGGGAATATAAATCGATCACTCTCACAGCTTGG GAACTTGATAAACATTCTCGCTGAAGTTTCTCAAACAGGAAAGCAAAGACATATCCCCTATAGAGACTCGAGGTTGACATTCTTACTGCAGGAATCTCTTGGGGGAAATGCAAAATTAGCAATGGTTTGTGCTATTTCTCCCTTGCAAAG CTGCAAGAGTGAAACTTTTAGTACATTGAGATTTGCACAGCGTGCCAAGGCTATTAAGAACAAGGCAGTTGTTAATGAAGTAATGCAGGACGATGTGAATCACTTGCGTGAAGTGATACGGGAGCTAAGG GATGAACTACATAGAATGAAGGCAAACTGCAACAACCCCAGTGATTCAAATGGAGGCCACTCAGCAGCATGGATCCGTAGAAGTTTGAGTCTATTAAAGTCTAACCTCAATTGTTCGATAACATTACATAGTGTTGACGATGATGGTGATGAGGAGATGGAAATTGATGAGGAAGCTGTTGAGAGGCTCTGTGATCAAGTTGATAAGCAAATAGCCGGTAGTGAAGCTAACAATAAAATTGATCAATGCAATAGAGAAACAGTAACTTCAGACTTGTTATTTGTGGCACCTAAAGATTTTAATGTGTCTCGATGCTACACATCTGCAGGTGGATCTGTTAGGGAACAAATTTCTGAGGATACAGATGTTAAGATGGAAGAAGGAGCATCTGAGCAGGATGAGATAATGATTGTTGATAGTGCAGAACCTGTTAGAAACACCTCAAATTTGTCCAATGTTAATGTGTTGAATTGTGATAACCTTGTAGAGGAAAATCATGTAGAAAGTAACACACTTGACAGGGATCCCTCTCTGCCGGCCGCTGAGGAGAAAACTATTCTTAGCTCATCTATTAGTAAATTGCTAAATGAAGAATCACCAAGCAAAAGTGTAAGGGATAATTCTTCCTGCTCAGCCTCTGAACCTCTTAATGGAGTTTCTGCTGGCATTTGCAGTGCAGATGCACCAAATGATTTTTCAAATGGCTCAGCGAATTGTATGTCTCCTCCTAGCCTCTGCATAGTTTCGACTGATGTATCCCCAGTACTCAAGTCTCCAACTCCAAGTGTTTCACCCAGAATCAGCTGCAGCCGGAAAAGCTTGAGGACTTCATCAATGCTGACTGCTTCCCAGAAAGATCTTCAGGATGACAAGAAGTTAAGCCCAGAGGCTGCTCATATTTCTTCCAATAAATCCATGAGAAGCAGCTCTTCTAATGCCCTGTCCCCTCAAAAAAGTAAGAACTTGCTTTCACCAACTGAACATTTGGCAGCAAGCATCCGCCATGGTCTTGAAATTCTTGATAGTCATCGCCAAAGTTCAGCTCTAAGGCGGTCATCGTTCAGATTTTCGTTCAAACCTGCAGAATCTAAGCCAATGTTGCTGGTTGACAAAGTTGACGTCGGTGTGCAAACCTTTCCTGGTGATATACCAGAAGAAGATTCAGTTGCATTTATGTGTACTAGTTGCAAGAATAGAATGCAGCTAGAGGTCAAAGAGGCTGATGAAAGTTCAAACCTACAGCTAGTGCCTGTTGATGGCTCAGAGTCTACTGACAAATTGAAGAAGCAAGTTCCCAAA GCAGTGGAGAAGGTTTTGGCAGGAGCTATCAGGAGAGAAATGGCACTAGAAGATTTCTGTGCCAAGCAAACTTCTGAGATTGTGCAGCTTAACCGCTTG GTGCAACAATACAAGCATGAGAGGGAATGCAACGCCATAATAGCGCAGACAAGGGAGGATAAAATTCTTCGCCTGGAGAACCTTATGGATGGTGTTTTACCCACTGAGGAGTTCATGGAGGAAGAGCTAATGTCCCTCACACAGGAGCATAAG ATTTTAAAGGAGAAATATGAGAATCACCCTGAAGTTTCAACGACAAAAATCGAGTTAAAAAGAGTTCAAGATGAGCTGGAACAGTATCGGAATTTCTACGATATGGGTGAGAGGGAAGTGTTGTTGGAAGAGATACAAGATTTAAGAAGCCAGCTACAATTTTACATAGACTCTTCTTCCACTGCTTCTCGAAAACAAAATCCACTACTGCAATTGACTTATTCATGTGAGCCCAGTTCAGCTCCACCTCTTAGTGCAATTCCAGAGTCAACTGAGGAGGGTCCTGTGGAGAAACTTGAGCAGGAAAGAATACGTTGGACTGAGGCAGAAAGCAGATGGATTTCTCTCTGTGAAGAATTGAGAATTGAACTTGAAGCTAGCAGATCACTAGCCGAAAAGAGGAAGCAAGAACTAGAAACTGAGAGGAGATGTACCGAAGAGCTACAGGAAGCAATGCAGATGGCTATAGAGGGGCATGCGCGCATTCTGGAACTGTATGCAGATTTGGAAGAGAAACATATTCAATTGCTTGCAAGGCATAGGAGGATCCAGGAAGGAATAGAGGATGTCAAGAAAGCAGCTGCAAAAGCAGGAGTTAGGGGTGCTGAGTCGAAGTTCATAAATGCCCTTGCTGCAGAAATTTCAGCATTAAgggtagaaagagaaaaagagcgGAGATATTTTAGGGATGAGAATAAAGGACTTCAGGCTCAATTGAGGGACACTGCTGAAGCTGTGCAGGCTGCAGGAGAATTACTTGTGCGGTTGAAAGAAGCAGAAGAGGCTGTCGCTGCTGCCCAG